The Thermogemmatispora onikobensis genome has a segment encoding these proteins:
- a CDS encoding GAF domain-containing protein, whose protein sequence is MSQQCEVEQVLGQHLSRLQICLQRASGAGSGPEEGSDAWLFLQALIGEDEAGLRSCFERSGRWLAEQGGRLDARLEAMQVYIDALSEELQAIFADQPQLLAAALARLYRLQSTCSLALTQGYQEAMSQLADQQRHLLERHSRHLLALQRINGINNSSMDLDQTLEMTARIVAEELQVALCAIFFYDELQRLLTLRATNGPRPLGGMHFTLRLGEGYSGWVADKGHPLLVRDVMSDPNFAAEATTYDTEYHGLMALPIIFFGSVERLIGVISVQSEEPRDFTPDEINFLEVVAGIIAINVENGRLYEQTDEQLRRKVHELATIHRVTTVIARTLNLDEVLQMITTQAVHLSGAERSCIFELDAEMQTLHILAHYGFGGSQIQQARVKVGECCAGRAVQTGRPIMLVDCFQQDEKCFLRADPFISSEIHSVLCVPLEVKRKVLGCICIYSSHRHLLSPEQMQLVVTFANEAAIAIENARLYEETRRGLELKSMLLRELHHRVKNNLATVAGILSLQRRRTRSPEVGNTLAESVNRVQGLAATHDLLAHEDLSEARVDDIARKIVGVASANLSPPEAHITFKVEPCPIVIPSRAVTILALVLNEMVSNAIKHGMADLSEGTVLVRGREEEGMVVVEVIDTGRGPKKPLEEEESGEGLGLSLIRNLLADLRGRFSLRRVSELEPPANTPGLKPICGGYTVAEVRFPLTRTHALAS, encoded by the coding sequence GTGTCGCAACAGTGTGAAGTGGAGCAGGTGCTAGGCCAACACCTCTCACGGTTACAAATATGTTTACAACGTGCGTCCGGCGCAGGCTCTGGACCCGAGGAAGGGAGCGATGCCTGGCTCTTCTTGCAGGCGCTGATAGGGGAAGATGAAGCCGGGCTGCGGAGTTGCTTTGAGCGCTCGGGGCGCTGGCTGGCGGAGCAAGGGGGAAGATTGGACGCCCGCCTGGAGGCCATGCAGGTCTATATCGATGCCCTCAGCGAGGAGCTACAGGCTATTTTTGCTGATCAGCCCCAGTTACTGGCTGCAGCGCTTGCGCGCCTTTATCGGCTTCAGTCGACCTGCTCGCTGGCCCTGACTCAAGGCTATCAGGAGGCGATGAGTCAGCTTGCAGACCAACAGCGGCACTTGCTGGAACGCCATAGCCGGCATCTCCTGGCTCTGCAGCGCATCAATGGCATCAACAACTCCAGCATGGATCTTGACCAGACGCTGGAGATGACGGCCCGCATTGTGGCCGAGGAGCTGCAAGTCGCGCTGTGCGCAATCTTCTTTTACGATGAGCTGCAGCGCTTGTTGACCCTGCGGGCAACCAATGGCCCAAGACCGCTTGGAGGCATGCATTTCACTCTGCGCCTGGGTGAAGGATACAGCGGCTGGGTGGCAGATAAAGGCCATCCCCTCTTGGTGCGCGACGTGATGAGCGACCCGAACTTTGCAGCTGAGGCCACCACCTACGACACAGAGTATCACGGCCTGATGGCGCTCCCGATTATCTTCTTTGGCTCAGTCGAGCGCCTGATCGGCGTCATCAGCGTGCAGTCGGAGGAGCCGCGCGACTTCACGCCTGACGAGATCAACTTTCTAGAAGTGGTGGCGGGGATCATCGCCATCAATGTCGAAAATGGGCGCCTCTACGAGCAAACCGATGAGCAGCTGCGGCGCAAGGTCCACGAGCTGGCAACTATTCACCGCGTGACCACTGTCATTGCACGCACCTTAAACCTCGACGAAGTGCTGCAGATGATCACGACTCAGGCGGTGCATCTCAGCGGCGCCGAGCGCTCGTGCATCTTCGAACTGGATGCGGAGATGCAGACCCTGCACATTCTGGCCCACTATGGCTTTGGCGGCAGTCAGATCCAGCAGGCGCGTGTCAAAGTAGGCGAGTGTTGCGCGGGGCGTGCTGTCCAGACGGGGCGCCCGATCATGCTCGTCGACTGTTTCCAGCAAGATGAGAAATGTTTCCTGCGGGCTGATCCCTTCATTTCGTCAGAGATCCATTCAGTGCTTTGTGTGCCGCTAGAGGTAAAAAGGAAAGTTTTGGGCTGTATCTGTATCTATAGTAGTCACAGGCACTTGCTGAGTCCTGAGCAGATGCAGCTGGTGGTGACCTTTGCGAATGAAGCGGCCATCGCCATTGAGAATGCGCGTCTCTACGAGGAGACGCGGCGAGGTTTGGAGCTGAAGTCGATGCTGCTGCGCGAGCTGCATCACCGGGTCAAGAATAACCTGGCCACGGTGGCCGGCATTCTCTCGCTGCAGCGCCGGCGGACGCGCTCGCCCGAGGTTGGCAATACCCTGGCGGAGAGCGTCAATCGGGTCCAGGGGTTGGCGGCCACCCATGATCTGCTGGCGCATGAGGACCTTAGCGAGGCGCGAGTTGATGATATTGCACGCAAGATTGTGGGCGTTGCCAGTGCTAATCTCAGTCCACCGGAGGCCCATATTACCTTTAAGGTTGAGCCATGTCCGATCGTCATTCCCTCGCGGGCGGTTACGATTCTGGCCCTGGTGCTCAATGAGATGGTCTCCAATGCCATTAAGCACGGCATGGCTGACCTGAGTGAAGGCACAGTCTTAGTGCGAGGACGTGAAGAGGAGGGCATGGTAGTGGTTGAGGTCATTGATACGGGAAGAGGGCCGAAGAAACCCTTGGAGGAAGAAGAGAGCGGTGAGGGGCTGGGCCTCTCATTGATTCGCAATTTGCTCGCTGATCTGCGTGGGCGCTTCAGTCTACGGCGTGTGAGCGAGCTTGAGCCGCCAGCTAACACGCCTGGCCTCAAACCAATCTGCGGGGGCTATACGGTGGCGGAGGTGCGCTTCCCCCTGACACGCACGCATGCTCTTGCCTCGTAA
- a CDS encoding serine/threonine-protein kinase codes for MQPQHDELIGATLGNYRILAPLGQGGMARVYRARQENLDREVAIKVLPPWYASDRSFVERFNLEARLVARLSHPNIVTVHDASEYNGLLYIVMQLVDGGTLKQRLDQLRAQGKTMDLTEAAHVFRQIADALSYAHDQGIIHRDVKPVNVLMDRSGRPILSDFGIAKVLASSHEQLTRPGAGVGTPEYMSPEQCMGGQVDGRADIYALGVMLYEAVTGRTPFLGDNYPALAHSHLYEPPLPPSRFNPTLPLPVERVILTALMKDPAQRYQRASELADALDLAIHATGRLPAYQPAYPGERFVPPSPPVPQPAQAAPAALPARPASPGGAAQPHATGYLCPNCQHLNKPHMRYCTRCGCPINQCPGCGRIHLASTRFCTACGHALITVPV; via the coding sequence GTGCAGCCACAACACGATGAGCTGATCGGAGCAACACTCGGAAACTATCGGATTCTGGCCCCGCTGGGCCAGGGCGGCATGGCCCGCGTCTATCGCGCCCGCCAGGAAAATCTGGATCGCGAGGTCGCAATTAAAGTGCTCCCGCCCTGGTACGCCTCAGACCGCAGCTTCGTCGAGCGCTTTAACCTCGAAGCCCGCCTGGTCGCTCGCCTGTCTCATCCCAATATCGTCACGGTCCATGACGCCAGCGAATATAATGGGCTGCTCTATATCGTTATGCAATTGGTCGATGGGGGGACACTGAAGCAGCGGCTTGACCAGCTCCGCGCCCAGGGGAAAACGATGGATCTGACAGAGGCCGCACATGTCTTTCGTCAGATTGCCGACGCCCTCAGCTATGCTCACGACCAGGGGATCATTCACCGCGATGTGAAACCGGTCAATGTGTTGATGGATCGCTCGGGCCGCCCTATTCTCTCGGACTTTGGCATCGCTAAGGTCCTGGCAAGCAGCCACGAGCAGCTGACACGCCCGGGCGCCGGCGTTGGCACCCCTGAATATATGTCCCCTGAGCAGTGTATGGGCGGGCAGGTCGATGGACGGGCCGATATCTATGCCCTGGGCGTCATGCTCTACGAGGCCGTGACCGGTCGCACTCCCTTCCTCGGCGACAATTACCCGGCCCTGGCTCACAGCCACCTCTACGAGCCACCTCTACCACCAAGCCGCTTCAATCCCACTCTGCCCCTACCGGTGGAGCGAGTGATCTTGACTGCCCTGATGAAGGACCCCGCCCAGCGCTACCAACGCGCCAGCGAGCTGGCCGATGCGCTCGATCTGGCAATCCATGCTACCGGTCGACTGCCAGCCTACCAACCAGCCTATCCAGGGGAGCGCTTCGTCCCGCCCTCCCCACCAGTCCCACAGCCTGCCCAGGCAGCCCCAGCCGCTTTACCAGCCAGACCCGCCTCACCCGGAGGAGCAGCTCAACCACATGCCACTGGCTACCTCTGCCCTAATTGCCAGCATCTGAATAAACCCCACATGCGCTACTGCACCCGCTGCGGCTGCCCAATCAACCAGTGCCCCGGCTGCGGACGCATCCACCTGGCCAGCACTCGCTTCTGTACTGCCTGTGGACACGCTCTTATCACCGTCCCCGTTTAA
- a CDS encoding J domain-containing protein, with translation MSPFVDYYAVLGIEASASPAEIKAAFKKLALRYHPDVYKGEDAEERMRLILEAYQTLSDAELRRAYDERRRQQPGLAGAARSTLTEREGSSSATAAKTEVSPQARRDRQRHYDFPTLDGSATIYLGEIIYSLDAEQAATLREQGLLRGSAGSGRARKDGTVHVPLSPAAGSSGGDMRYCHRCRHRWSAPEGTVSASVQRVACPRCQAYDWAEYLLLRCVHCRAVFESEQIRYEVGVYRYSGGRLCPPYELFPLCPYCARSHWCPAEEARLERERAAAARRRGLSFLLALVFLLAVVAALSFMALTTLIH, from the coding sequence ATGAGTCCTTTTGTCGACTATTATGCTGTGTTAGGGATAGAGGCCAGTGCCTCCCCTGCCGAGATCAAGGCTGCTTTCAAGAAGTTGGCGCTTCGCTATCATCCCGATGTCTATAAAGGCGAGGATGCTGAGGAGCGCATGCGTCTGATTCTGGAAGCGTATCAGACGCTCAGTGATGCTGAATTGAGACGTGCCTACGATGAGCGTCGCCGGCAACAGCCTGGCCTGGCAGGGGCGGCTCGCTCAACACTGACGGAGAGAGAAGGTAGCAGCTCTGCTACAGCGGCTAAGACTGAGGTCTCGCCGCAGGCTCGTCGCGATCGCCAACGCCATTATGATTTTCCGACGCTGGATGGCTCAGCGACCATCTATCTAGGCGAGATCATCTACAGTCTGGACGCCGAGCAGGCCGCTACCTTGAGGGAGCAGGGACTGCTGCGCGGTAGCGCTGGCAGTGGCCGGGCCCGCAAAGATGGAACGGTCCATGTGCCGCTCTCGCCGGCTGCGGGATCGTCAGGGGGCGATATGCGCTATTGCCATCGCTGTCGCCATCGTTGGTCTGCTCCCGAGGGGACAGTATCGGCCTCAGTTCAAAGAGTTGCCTGTCCGCGCTGTCAGGCCTACGACTGGGCGGAATATCTGCTGTTGCGCTGTGTTCACTGTCGAGCTGTCTTCGAAAGTGAGCAGATTCGCTATGAGGTCGGCGTCTATCGCTACAGCGGAGGCCGGCTCTGTCCCCCCTACGAGCTTTTTCCGCTCTGCCCTTATTGCGCCCGTTCTCACTGGTGTCCTGCTGAGGAGGCACGTCTTGAGCGAGAGCGGGCAGCAGCGGCGCGACGGCGTGGCCTCTCTTTTCTCCTGGCACTGGTCTTCCTGCTCGCAGTGGTTGCTGCGCTGAGCTTCATGGCCCTGACCACTCTCATCCATTGA
- a CDS encoding zinc ribbon domain-containing protein — protein sequence MQCNRCGAALPTGAASCPVCGNPTPYNLAGQTPYDPTVAATPQQETPPPPPATNYGPQGGFPYGTPNMPTDPYSPPPVGPYAPGGPGPYGPPPTPPRKSNLGKVLLITGVVLLVIVAACCGGLFLLARNASNTVVSSINATATAVAATAAAEEGTANSLLTPTATEAPTTPASSNQQGPSPSGSPIVTSASAIVTKVQMADQVKDVAPTHLTSTFKTHQTIYATFEIKSGSSGYMVAKWYLNNLHAFDNKILQVKPDYDAGYFAGYYNLAGQGAVEIYWCTTSDCSDAQLAQVATFTVQESS from the coding sequence ATGCAATGCAATCGTTGCGGGGCAGCGCTCCCTACAGGAGCCGCCTCGTGCCCGGTCTGCGGCAATCCTACACCCTATAATCTTGCTGGCCAGACCCCCTACGACCCTACTGTGGCAGCCACTCCCCAGCAGGAGACCCCTCCCCCGCCGCCGGCTACTAACTACGGTCCCCAGGGAGGGTTTCCTTATGGCACGCCGAATATGCCCACCGATCCCTATAGCCCTCCCCCAGTCGGACCGTATGCACCCGGCGGCCCAGGTCCCTATGGCCCACCCCCTACCCCACCGCGTAAGAGCAACCTTGGCAAGGTCTTGCTCATCACCGGCGTCGTTCTGCTGGTCATCGTCGCTGCCTGCTGCGGTGGTCTCTTCCTTCTGGCTCGCAATGCTTCCAATACGGTGGTCAGCAGCATCAATGCAACTGCCACCGCTGTCGCTGCTACAGCTGCGGCAGAGGAAGGCACCGCCAACAGCCTGCTGACGCCTACAGCGACCGAGGCTCCAACTACCCCAGCCTCTTCTAACCAGCAGGGTCCCTCACCCTCTGGCTCGCCCATCGTTACCTCGGCCAGCGCCATTGTCACTAAGGTGCAGATGGCCGATCAGGTGAAAGATGTGGCGCCAACTCACCTGACCTCGACCTTTAAGACGCACCAAACTATCTATGCCACCTTTGAAATAAAGAGCGGTAGTAGCGGCTACATGGTAGCCAAGTGGTATCTTAATAATTTACACGCTTTTGATAACAAAATTTTGCAGGTGAAACCAGACTACGACGCCGGCTACTTTGCCGGTTACTACAATCTGGCCGGCCAGGGGGCGGTCGAGATTTACTGGTGCACCACCTCCGACTGCAGCGACGCTCAACTTGCCCAGGTGGCCACCTTCACAGTTCAGGAGAGTAGCTAA
- a CDS encoding dihydrodipicolinate synthase family protein, with product MSALLLEGIYPPVPTFFSPDEELDLTTLESHLRWLAASGIAGYVVLGSNGEAPHLTAEERVLVIRTARQVIDQLAYPKEAARPRLHLLAGCGEQSTRATVAGCERAAQAGADAVLVLPPFYFRGRMNGAALLAHYRAVADDSPVPVVIYNMPANTAGLDLEASLICRLAEEHPNIIGLKDSAGNIAKLAQISGELQASRPDFSVLAGSAGFLLPALAVGARGGVPALANVLPQQVCQVQTLFASGRLEEARRLQARLVALNTLLTATYSVAGLKAALQLLKGYGGRPRSPVLPLDEQELARLRAALVPFIDEG from the coding sequence ATGTCAGCCTTGCTGTTAGAAGGGATCTATCCGCCGGTCCCAACGTTTTTCTCGCCTGACGAGGAGCTTGACCTGACAACACTGGAGAGCCATCTCCGCTGGCTGGCGGCGAGCGGTATCGCCGGCTATGTGGTCCTTGGCTCTAACGGCGAAGCGCCCCATTTGACCGCTGAGGAGCGAGTGCTGGTCATTCGCACTGCGCGTCAAGTCATCGACCAGCTAGCCTATCCCAAGGAAGCGGCGCGTCCCCGGCTCCACCTGCTTGCCGGTTGTGGCGAACAGTCAACACGGGCCACTGTCGCTGGCTGCGAGCGGGCGGCCCAGGCAGGAGCTGACGCTGTCCTGGTACTGCCTCCTTTCTATTTCCGCGGACGGATGAACGGAGCGGCCCTGCTGGCTCATTATCGGGCAGTCGCTGACGATTCTCCGGTGCCCGTCGTTATTTACAACATGCCAGCCAACACAGCAGGTCTAGACCTGGAGGCATCGCTGATTTGCCGGCTGGCCGAGGAGCATCCCAACATTATTGGCCTCAAAGATAGCGCTGGTAACATTGCCAAACTGGCCCAGATCAGCGGCGAGCTACAGGCCAGCCGTCCCGATTTCTCCGTGCTGGCTGGCAGTGCTGGTTTCCTGCTGCCAGCCCTGGCGGTCGGCGCACGGGGAGGTGTGCCAGCCCTGGCCAACGTCCTGCCACAGCAAGTTTGCCAGGTCCAGACGCTTTTCGCGTCCGGGCGACTGGAAGAGGCTCGCCGTCTACAAGCGCGTCTGGTGGCCCTCAATACCTTGCTGACCGCAACCTATAGCGTGGCCGGACTTAAGGCTGCTCTGCAGCTGCTCAAGGGCTATGGGGGCCGGCCTCGCTCGCCAGTCTTGCCACTGGATGAGCAAGAGCTTGCTCGGCTCAGGGCCGCCCTGGTCCCTTTCATCGACGAGGGCTAA
- a CDS encoding class I SAM-dependent methyltransferase, producing MRDSAKQRISVTAFLTAAARAVESQRPDRLFDDPWAALLASSEGFAILEKGEDRGASIIVRTRYFDEWLQHLTFEEGLRQIVLLAAGLDTRAFRLDWPPATHFFELDLPAVVAYKEARLQAHQAQPRCQRAIVATDLTSSPWESQLLQAGFEPALPSIWLVEGLSFYLPLTQTCQLLARLSRLAAPGSCLGFDAIHSAMLSSPLTRSRIQLTKKNGAPWIGAIDDPVSLLASFGWQASFVPNARKGYEYGRAIFPFIAPEALNAETEKLYHMLVTARRWSPEKQE from the coding sequence ATGCGTGATTCGGCGAAACAGCGCATCAGCGTGACCGCTTTCCTGACAGCGGCGGCGCGCGCCGTCGAGAGCCAGCGACCAGATCGGCTCTTCGATGATCCCTGGGCCGCTTTGCTGGCCAGCAGCGAGGGATTCGCTATCCTTGAAAAGGGCGAGGACAGGGGCGCTTCGATCATTGTGCGCACCCGTTATTTTGATGAGTGGCTGCAGCATTTGACGTTTGAGGAGGGATTACGTCAGATCGTGCTGCTCGCTGCCGGTCTCGATACGCGGGCTTTTCGCCTCGATTGGCCTCCGGCTACCCACTTCTTCGAGCTTGACCTACCCGCCGTTGTCGCATACAAGGAGGCCCGGCTTCAGGCCCATCAGGCTCAGCCCCGCTGCCAACGCGCTATTGTGGCCACCGATCTGACCTCCTCTCCCTGGGAAAGCCAGCTACTGCAGGCCGGCTTTGAGCCAGCTCTTCCTTCGATCTGGCTCGTAGAAGGCCTCTCCTTCTACCTTCCCCTCACGCAGACCTGCCAGCTGCTGGCTCGTCTGAGTCGCCTGGCTGCCCCAGGGAGCTGCCTCGGCTTCGATGCGATCCATAGCGCCATGCTCTCTTCGCCGCTGACACGCTCACGCATCCAGCTCACTAAGAAAAACGGGGCCCCCTGGATCGGCGCTATCGATGATCCGGTCTCGTTGCTAGCCTCCTTTGGCTGGCAGGCTAGCTTTGTGCCTAATGCGCGTAAGGGGTACGAGTATGGCCGAGCGATCTTCCCGTTTATCGCTCCCGAGGCTCTCAACGCCGAGACCGAGAAGCTCTATCACATGCTCGTCACCGCCAGGCGCTGGTCTCCAGAGAAGCAAGAATGA
- a CDS encoding methyl-accepting chemotaxis protein: MKRITVADLDTQSTDAQVPSYLASDHRENPWLRWWYRLASPLMPPASASFQRRELFRRGRTGSQILPALYLLLIVALPAGFLGTNFYLVPIVIVCFFMLVIATVLNRLGFVNAAGFIVVLTFMFFPIADIVTTPGGINMMDLPVFGMLILPLVCAVSFLAPWWVFVVALINCLFTFFALTQLPQTPELMGMLEINFTGIISPILISQIIISVVAYVWVSSTVHALARADRAEEIARLEHDLALQAEAAARQKEQLENSIQKIVETHTRVANGDYSARVPLTRDNVLWQISGSLNNLLARMQRLSQDSGELQKMKQGFYQLREENRRLREAVLALQQLREEEGRSRGTSPNLSQFSPDDPRKLMWQTGEERF, encoded by the coding sequence ATGAAAAGGATCACCGTTGCTGATCTCGATACGCAGAGTACCGATGCGCAAGTGCCCAGTTATCTGGCTTCTGACCACCGTGAGAACCCCTGGCTGCGCTGGTGGTACCGGCTGGCCTCCCCTCTGATGCCACCGGCCTCGGCCTCCTTCCAGCGTCGCGAGCTCTTCCGGCGTGGGCGAACCGGCAGCCAGATTCTTCCTGCCCTCTACCTCCTGCTCATCGTGGCTCTGCCTGCCGGTTTCCTTGGCACCAATTTCTACCTGGTGCCGATTGTCATCGTCTGCTTCTTCATGTTGGTGATTGCCACGGTGCTGAACCGTCTGGGCTTTGTCAATGCTGCCGGCTTCATCGTGGTCTTGACCTTTATGTTCTTCCCCATCGCCGATATTGTGACCACCCCTGGCGGTATCAATATGATGGATCTGCCGGTTTTCGGCATGCTGATCCTCCCGCTGGTCTGTGCTGTCTCCTTCCTGGCGCCCTGGTGGGTCTTCGTAGTGGCTCTCATCAACTGTCTCTTTACCTTCTTTGCGCTGACGCAGCTCCCCCAGACGCCCGAGCTGATGGGTATGCTCGAAATCAACTTCACTGGCATCATTAGTCCTATCCTCATCAGCCAGATCATCATCTCGGTCGTGGCCTATGTCTGGGTCAGCAGCACGGTGCATGCTCTGGCGCGTGCTGACCGCGCTGAGGAGATCGCCCGTCTGGAGCATGATCTGGCCCTGCAGGCTGAGGCCGCGGCCCGGCAGAAGGAGCAGTTGGAAAACAGCATTCAGAAGATCGTGGAGACCCATACCCGGGTGGCCAACGGCGACTACAGCGCTCGCGTGCCGCTGACGAGAGACAATGTCCTCTGGCAGATCTCTGGCTCACTCAATAACTTGCTGGCTCGCATGCAGCGCTTGTCTCAAGACTCTGGCGAGCTACAAAAGATGAAACAGGGCTTCTATCAGCTGCGGGAAGAGAACAGGCGTTTGCGTGAGGCCGTCCTGGCCCTTCAGCAACTGCGCGAGGAAGAGGGCCGCTCGCGGGGAACCTCGCCCAATCTCTCGCAGTTTTCGCCCGATGATCCCAGAAAGCTGATGTGGCAGACCGGCGAAGAGCGCTTTTGA
- a CDS encoding response regulator transcription factor: MSVQEHKPKILIVEDDEAILNVLSLFLSYAHFEVRGARSGKEAMELVPSFGPQLIVLDLNMRPISGWEVLHWLRASKLSPPIRVLVLTASTRLSEQVRGLEEGAVDYLTKPTQPSVLVERIRSILAMSDEALLSLLQKRLQQQRRVLEQLVQASKDEKMNVSIIKTC, encoded by the coding sequence ATGTCTGTTCAAGAGCACAAGCCGAAGATTCTCATTGTTGAGGATGACGAAGCCATTCTTAATGTCCTCAGTCTTTTTCTGTCCTATGCTCACTTTGAGGTACGTGGGGCACGCAGCGGAAAAGAAGCAATGGAGCTTGTGCCCAGCTTTGGGCCGCAGCTCATTGTTCTCGATCTGAACATGCGGCCTATTTCTGGCTGGGAGGTGCTGCATTGGTTACGTGCCAGCAAGCTGAGTCCCCCCATCCGCGTCCTTGTCTTGACAGCCTCGACACGTTTGAGTGAGCAGGTGCGTGGTCTGGAGGAAGGGGCAGTTGACTACTTAACCAAGCCGACGCAGCCGAGTGTCCTGGTTGAGCGCATTCGGAGTATTCTGGCCATGAGCGACGAAGCGTTGCTTTCGCTGCTCCAGAAGCGCCTGCAGCAGCAGCGTCGCGTTCTGGAGCAGCTTGTTCAGGCTAGCAAGGATGAAAAGATGAATGTTTCTATTATCAAGACCTGTTAA
- a CDS encoding FHA domain-containing protein has protein sequence MHNLLSSPLILVIAAVVVIILIVGAILLIRSSGKKRDEETSAAQAQVPEWQRQAAPGGWGQQAMGNAPDQFWGQPPQAQQPGAWGSPGPGMAAQPQQQPPFSPWSAQNPAQAQQPGAWSGSSAGAAGAQPQPAPWSVPQPQPQAQQPAQQMSPWGAQAQPQSPPWGMPPGQAQGAPSPSGASWDSAPAGNPASPWESQPLAGAQNPWGQPAPQSGNTAPWSLSQQTQQPPSGSTGMPAWGQSGQQTGQPASADPWAQAQAQGASPSQPWGQGLQPPQGAGLMGQVPATPAPPSPTGSPWQQPPQQAQQPVSLPGFAPTGPAGQPGQFGQPQELTPSAFSEADKTMLRATGPQGRIGILRVEEGKEAGRVYEIRKDSLSIGRSRESDIFLEDLAVSRLHASIINMGNGNYALKDEGSANGTRLNGQTITKYQPYPLQEGDKIQLGQTVLVFAKR, from the coding sequence ATGCATAATCTACTCTCGAGTCCGCTCATCCTCGTCATTGCAGCGGTCGTCGTTATCATCCTGATCGTGGGGGCCATCTTGCTGATACGCAGCAGCGGCAAGAAGCGCGATGAGGAGACGAGCGCCGCGCAGGCTCAGGTGCCAGAATGGCAGCGCCAGGCCGCCCCCGGAGGGTGGGGCCAGCAAGCGATGGGGAACGCCCCCGACCAGTTCTGGGGCCAGCCTCCCCAAGCACAGCAGCCCGGCGCATGGGGCAGCCCCGGCCCAGGCATGGCGGCCCAACCACAGCAGCAGCCTCCTTTCTCGCCCTGGAGCGCCCAAAATCCAGCTCAGGCTCAGCAGCCGGGCGCCTGGAGTGGTAGCAGCGCAGGAGCCGCAGGAGCACAGCCCCAGCCAGCTCCCTGGTCCGTTCCCCAGCCTCAGCCCCAGGCCCAGCAGCCAGCACAGCAAATGTCTCCCTGGGGTGCTCAAGCGCAACCGCAAAGCCCTCCGTGGGGGATGCCCCCGGGGCAGGCCCAGGGAGCACCTTCTCCCTCGGGCGCGAGCTGGGATAGTGCGCCTGCCGGCAACCCCGCTTCGCCTTGGGAGAGCCAGCCGCTGGCAGGTGCTCAGAACCCGTGGGGCCAGCCCGCCCCGCAGAGTGGCAACACTGCGCCTTGGAGCCTGTCACAGCAGACCCAGCAGCCGCCTTCTGGCTCAACAGGGATGCCTGCCTGGGGTCAGAGCGGGCAACAAACAGGACAGCCTGCATCTGCCGACCCCTGGGCCCAGGCTCAGGCCCAGGGCGCTTCTCCCTCCCAGCCCTGGGGCCAGGGACTCCAGCCTCCACAGGGTGCCGGCTTGATGGGGCAGGTCCCCGCCACACCTGCGCCTCCTTCGCCCACCGGCAGCCCCTGGCAGCAGCCGCCTCAGCAGGCTCAGCAGCCAGTCTCTCTGCCCGGCTTCGCTCCCACCGGCCCCGCTGGCCAGCCCGGCCAGTTCGGTCAACCCCAGGAGCTTACTCCTTCCGCCTTCTCCGAGGCCGATAAGACGATGCTGCGCGCAACAGGACCGCAGGGTCGAATCGGGATCTTGCGCGTCGAAGAAGGGAAGGAGGCCGGTCGCGTCTACGAGATCCGCAAGGACTCGCTCAGCATCGGGCGCAGCCGCGAAAGCGATATCTTCCTGGAGGACCTGGCTGTCTCTCGCTTGCACGCTTCGATCATCAATATGGGCAATGGCAATTATGCCCTGAAAGATGAGGGGAGCGCCAACGGAACCCGGCTGAATGGCCAGACGATCACTAAGTACCAGCCCTATCCGCTCCAGGAGGGGGATAAGATCCAGCTCGGGCAAACCGTGCTTGTCTTCGCCAAACGTTGA